The proteins below are encoded in one region of Oncorhynchus kisutch isolate 150728-3 linkage group LG14, Okis_V2, whole genome shotgun sequence:
- the LOC109903181 gene encoding CD276 antigen isoform X2 yields the protein MSWKSWVTQICFVSLLIIKASYSVEFEISVPREPQLAIVGQYVVLDCSFPVGKAWDLDNSVITWQRGLEVIHSFYHGQDQLDRQSSHYTNRTSLYHSEMKRGNASLRLDRTNLGDKGDYTCSVSTLLGSKTKTFALKLAAYYPEPHLKFTASPRDVELLLTSQGGYPRPSVHWLDDNGDDVTNNTVTNISEDTQGLYTVFSTLNLQGQFNETITFVLKNKALGQEIRREITLHSANERSSVEKGRISGDNKKRWTILVPIVTFVLLLFVLLMPALRNYVPWPSEKPSPV from the exons ATGAGCTGGAAATCCTGGGTCACTCAAATATGTTTTGTTTCTCTCCTCATCATCAAGGCATCCTATTCTG TTGAATTTGAGATCAGTGTTCCTCGTGAGCCTCAACTTGCCATCGTGGGGCAGTATGTGGTCCTAGACTGCAGCTTCCCTGTGGGAAAGGCCTGGGACCTGGACAACAGTGTGATAACATGGCAGAGAGGCCTGGAGGTGATACACAGTTTCTACCACGGACAGGACCAACTGGACAGACAGAGCAGTCACTATACCAACAGAACCAGCCTGTACCACTCTGAGATGAAGAGGGGTAATGCCTCTCTCAGGCTGGACCGTACCAACCTGGGGGACAAAGGAGACTATACCTGCTCCGTGAGCACACTGCTGGGCAGTAAGACGAAAACCTTTGCCCTGAAATTAGCAG CATACTACCCTGAGCCACACCTGAAGTTCACAGCATCTCCAAGAGATGTGGAGCTACTCTTGACCTCACAGGGAGGGTACCCGCGACCCTCAGTGCATTGGCTGGATGACAACGGTGATGATGTCACCAATAACACAGTCACAAACATCTCAGAGGACACACAGGGTCTATACACTGTGTTCAGTACATTAAATCTACAGGGACAATTCAACGAGACCATCACCTTCGTCTTAAAGAACAAGGCCCTGGGACAGGAGATCAGGAGAGAGATCACACTTCACTCAG CAAATGAGAGGTCGTCAGTGGAAAAAGGCAGAATTTCTGGAGACAACAAGAAGAGATGGACAATTCTTGTTCCTATAGTGACATTTGTACTGCTGTTGTTTGTACTATTAATGCCAGCACTGAGAAATTACGTGCCATGGCCATCGGAGAAACCATCACCTGTCTAG
- the LOC109903181 gene encoding CD276 antigen isoform X1: MYLIERVTVIMPSLRWGSKIVCVPLSIVEFEISVPREPQLAIVGQYVVLDCSFPVGKAWDLDNSVITWQRGLEVIHSFYHGQDQLDRQSSHYTNRTSLYHSEMKRGNASLRLDRTNLGDKGDYTCSVSTLLGSKTKTFALKLAAYYPEPHLKFTASPRDVELLLTSQGGYPRPSVHWLDDNGDDVTNNTVTNISEDTQGLYTVFSTLNLQGQFNETITFVLKNKALGQEIRREITLHSANERSSVEKGRISGDNKKRWTILVPIVTFVLLLFVLLMPALRNYVPWPSEKPSPV, from the exons ATGTATCTAATAGAAAGGGTCACTGTAATCATGCCATCTCTTAGATGGGGTAGTAAGattgtctgtgtccctctgtctatAGTTGAATTTGAGATCAGTGTTCCTCGTGAGCCTCAACTTGCCATCGTGGGGCAGTATGTGGTCCTAGACTGCAGCTTCCCTGTGGGAAAGGCCTGGGACCTGGACAACAGTGTGATAACATGGCAGAGAGGCCTGGAGGTGATACACAGTTTCTACCACGGACAGGACCAACTGGACAGACAGAGCAGTCACTATACCAACAGAACCAGCCTGTACCACTCTGAGATGAAGAGGGGTAATGCCTCTCTCAGGCTGGACCGTACCAACCTGGGGGACAAAGGAGACTATACCTGCTCCGTGAGCACACTGCTGGGCAGTAAGACGAAAACCTTTGCCCTGAAATTAGCAG CATACTACCCTGAGCCACACCTGAAGTTCACAGCATCTCCAAGAGATGTGGAGCTACTCTTGACCTCACAGGGAGGGTACCCGCGACCCTCAGTGCATTGGCTGGATGACAACGGTGATGATGTCACCAATAACACAGTCACAAACATCTCAGAGGACACACAGGGTCTATACACTGTGTTCAGTACATTAAATCTACAGGGACAATTCAACGAGACCATCACCTTCGTCTTAAAGAACAAGGCCCTGGGACAGGAGATCAGGAGAGAGATCACACTTCACTCAG CAAATGAGAGGTCGTCAGTGGAAAAAGGCAGAATTTCTGGAGACAACAAGAAGAGATGGACAATTCTTGTTCCTATAGTGACATTTGTACTGCTGTTGTTTGTACTATTAATGCCAGCACTGAGAAATTACGTGCCATGGCCATCGGAGAAACCATCACCTGTCTAG